One Nomascus leucogenys isolate Asia chromosome 22a, Asia_NLE_v1, whole genome shotgun sequence DNA segment encodes these proteins:
- the BEGAIN gene encoding brain-enriched guanylate kinase-associated protein isoform X5, which yields MPSPSDCASAADMEKLSALQEQKGELRKRLSYTTHKLEKLETEFDSTRHYLEIELRRAQEELEKVTEKLRRIQSNYMALQRINQELEDKLYRMGQHYEEEKRALSHEIVALNSHLLEAKVTIDKLSEDNELYRKDCNLAAQLLQCSQTYGRVHKVSELPSDFQERVSLHMEKHGCSLPSPLCHPAYADSVPTCVIAKVLEKPDPASLSSRLSDASARDLAFCDGVEKPGPRPPYKGDIYCSDTALYCPEERRRDRRPSVDAPVTDVGFLRAQNSTDSAAEEEEEAEAAAFPAGFQHEAFPSYAGSLPTSSSYSSFSATSEEKEHAQASTLTASQQAIYLNSRDELFDRKPPAATYEGSPRFAKATAAVAAPLEAEVAPGFGRTMSPYPAETFRFPASPGPQQALMPPNLWSLRAKPGTARLPGEDMRGQWRPLSVEDIGAYSYPVSAAGRASPCSFSERYYGGAGGSPGKKADGRASPLYASYKADSFSEGDDLSQGHLAEPCFLRPGGDLSLSPGRSADPLPGYAPSEGGDGDRLGVQLCGAASSPEPEQGSRDSLEPSSMEASPEMHPAARLSPQQAFPRTGGSGLSRKDSLTKAQLYGTLLN from the exons CGCGCTGCAGGAGCAGAAGGGCGAGCTGCGCAAGCGGCTGTCCTACACCACACACAAGCTCGAGAAGCTCGAGACCGAGTTCGACTCCACGCGCCACTACCTGGAGATCGAGCTGCGGCGCGCGCAGGAGGAGCTGGAGAAGGTCACGGAGAAGCTGCGCAG GATTCAGAGCAACTACATGGCACTGCAGAGGATCAACCAGGAGCTGGAGGACAAGCTGTACCGCATG GGCCAGCACTATGAGGAGGAGAAGCGTGCGCTGAGCCACGAGATTGTTGCCCTCAACAGCCACCTGCTAGAAGCCAAGGTGACCATCGACAAGCTGTCGGAGGACAAC GAGCTCTATAGGAAGGACTGCAATCTAGCGGCCCAGCTGCTGCAGTGCAGCCAGACCTACGGCAGGGTCCACAAGGTGTCTGAG CTGCCCTCGGACTTCCAGGAGCGCGTGAGCCTGCACATGGAGAAGCACGGCTGCAGCCTGCCATCCCCGCTCTGCCACCCGGCTTACGCCGACAGCGTCCCCACCTGCGTCATTGCCAAGGTGCTGGAGAAGCCAGACCCCGCCAGCCTGTCCTCCCGCCTGTCCGATGCCTCGGCCCGCGACCTGGCCTTCTGCGACGGGGTGGAGAAACCAGGCCCGCGGCCCCCCTACAAGGGAGACATCTACTGCAGTGACACAGCCCTCTACTGCCCAGAGGAGCGGCGACGAGACCGGCGGCCTAGCGTGGACGCGCCCGTGACCGACGTGGGCTTCCTGCGGGCCCAGAACTCCACTGACAGCgcggcggaggaggaggaggaggccgaggcggcggccTTCCCGGCGGGCTTCCAGCACGAGGCCTTCCCCAGCTACGCGGGCTCACTGCCCACGTCCAGCTCCTACTCCAGCTTCAGCGCCACGTCGGAGGAGAAGGAGCACGCCCAGGCCAGCACGCTGACCGCGTCGCAGCAGGCCATCTACCTGAACAGCCGCGACGAGCTCTTCGACCGCAAGCCACCTGCCGCCACCTACGAGGGCAGCCCTCGCTTTGCCAAGGCCACTGCCGCGGTGGCGGCCCCGCTGGAGGCCGAAGTGGCCCCAGGCTTCGGGCGGACCATGTCACCGTACCCGGCCGAGACCTTCCGCTTCCCGGCCTCTCCGGGTCCCCAGCAGGCCCTGATGCCCCCAAACCTGTGGAGCCTGCGGGCCAAGCCGGGGACCGCCCGGCTCCCCGGGGAGGACATGAGGGGCCAGTGGCGTCCCCTGAGCGTGGAGGACATCGGCGCCTACTCCTACCCCGTGAGCGCTGCCGGCCGCGCCTCCCCCTGCAGCTTCTCTGAACGCTACTACGGCGGGGCCGGGGGCAGCCCGGGCAAGAAGGCCGACGGCCGCGCCAGCCCGCTCTACGCCAGCTACAAGGCCGACAGCTTCTCCGAGGGGGACGACCTCTCCCAGGGCCACCTGGCAGAGCCCTGCTTCCTGCGGCCGGGCGGCGACCTGAGCCTCAGCCCCGGCCGCTCGGCTGACCCACTGCCCGGTTACGCACCCAGCGAGGGGGGGGACGGGGACAGGCTCGGGGTGCAGCTGTGTGGGGCCGCCAGCAGCCCTGAGCCCGAGCAGGGTTCCAGGGACTCCTTGGAGCCAAGCTCCATGGAGGCCTCCCCGGAAATGCATCCtgccgcccgcctcagcccccagcAGGCCTTTCCGCGGACTGGTGGCTCGGGGCTGAGCCGCAAGGACAGCCTCACCAAGGCCCAGCTCTACGGAACCTTGCTCAACTGA
- the BEGAIN gene encoding brain-enriched guanylate kinase-associated protein isoform X2, with amino-acid sequence MALAGGRSSSARTRPRACPRHPKGLMWASSRGQLEVLLGKTRRGRSSFGDKDLLPGLISTHWRLRGALQEQKGELRKRLSYTTHKLEKLETEFDSTRHYLEIELRRAQEELEKVTEKLRRIQSNYMALQRINQELEDKLYRMGQHYEEEKRALSHEIVALNSHLLEAKVTIDKLSEDNLPSDFQERVSLHMEKHGCSLPSPLCHPAYADSVPTCVIAKVLEKPDPASLSSRLSDASARDLAFCDGVEKPGPRPPYKGDIYCSDTALYCPEERRRDRRPSVDAPVTDVGFLRAQNSTDSAAEEEEEAEAAAFPAGFQHEAFPSYAGSLPTSSSYSSFSATSEEKEHAQASTLTASQQAIYLNSRDELFDRKPPAATYEGSPRFAKATAAVAAPLEAEVAPGFGRTMSPYPAETFRFPASPGPQQALMPPNLWSLRAKPGTARLPGEDMRGQWRPLSVEDIGAYSYPVSAAGRASPCSFSERYYGGAGGSPGKKADGRASPLYASYKADSFSEGDDLSQGHLAEPCFLRPGGDLSLSPGRSADPLPGYAPSEGGDGDRLGVQLCGAASSPEPEQGSRDSLEPSSMEASPEMHPAARLSPQQAFPRTGGSGLSRKDSLTKAQLYGTLLN; translated from the exons ATGGCCCTGGCGGGGGGCAGAAGCAGCTCTGCGAGGACTCGGCCCCGGGCCTGTCCAAGGCATCCCAAGGGTCTGATGTGGGCTTCCTCCAGGGGCCAACTGGAGGTTCTGCTGGGAAAGACCAGGCGAGGTCGGAGCAGCTTTGGGGACAAAGACCTTCTCCCAGGGCTGATATCAACTCACTGGAGGCTGAGAGG CGCGCTGCAGGAGCAGAAGGGCGAGCTGCGCAAGCGGCTGTCCTACACCACACACAAGCTCGAGAAGCTCGAGACCGAGTTCGACTCCACGCGCCACTACCTGGAGATCGAGCTGCGGCGCGCGCAGGAGGAGCTGGAGAAGGTCACGGAGAAGCTGCGCAG GATTCAGAGCAACTACATGGCACTGCAGAGGATCAACCAGGAGCTGGAGGACAAGCTGTACCGCATG GGCCAGCACTATGAGGAGGAGAAGCGTGCGCTGAGCCACGAGATTGTTGCCCTCAACAGCCACCTGCTAGAAGCCAAGGTGACCATCGACAAGCTGTCGGAGGACAAC CTGCCCTCGGACTTCCAGGAGCGCGTGAGCCTGCACATGGAGAAGCACGGCTGCAGCCTGCCATCCCCGCTCTGCCACCCGGCTTACGCCGACAGCGTCCCCACCTGCGTCATTGCCAAGGTGCTGGAGAAGCCAGACCCCGCCAGCCTGTCCTCCCGCCTGTCCGATGCCTCGGCCCGCGACCTGGCCTTCTGCGACGGGGTGGAGAAACCAGGCCCGCGGCCCCCCTACAAGGGAGACATCTACTGCAGTGACACAGCCCTCTACTGCCCAGAGGAGCGGCGACGAGACCGGCGGCCTAGCGTGGACGCGCCCGTGACCGACGTGGGCTTCCTGCGGGCCCAGAACTCCACTGACAGCgcggcggaggaggaggaggaggccgaggcggcggccTTCCCGGCGGGCTTCCAGCACGAGGCCTTCCCCAGCTACGCGGGCTCACTGCCCACGTCCAGCTCCTACTCCAGCTTCAGCGCCACGTCGGAGGAGAAGGAGCACGCCCAGGCCAGCACGCTGACCGCGTCGCAGCAGGCCATCTACCTGAACAGCCGCGACGAGCTCTTCGACCGCAAGCCACCTGCCGCCACCTACGAGGGCAGCCCTCGCTTTGCCAAGGCCACTGCCGCGGTGGCGGCCCCGCTGGAGGCCGAAGTGGCCCCAGGCTTCGGGCGGACCATGTCACCGTACCCGGCCGAGACCTTCCGCTTCCCGGCCTCTCCGGGTCCCCAGCAGGCCCTGATGCCCCCAAACCTGTGGAGCCTGCGGGCCAAGCCGGGGACCGCCCGGCTCCCCGGGGAGGACATGAGGGGCCAGTGGCGTCCCCTGAGCGTGGAGGACATCGGCGCCTACTCCTACCCCGTGAGCGCTGCCGGCCGCGCCTCCCCCTGCAGCTTCTCTGAACGCTACTACGGCGGGGCCGGGGGCAGCCCGGGCAAGAAGGCCGACGGCCGCGCCAGCCCGCTCTACGCCAGCTACAAGGCCGACAGCTTCTCCGAGGGGGACGACCTCTCCCAGGGCCACCTGGCAGAGCCCTGCTTCCTGCGGCCGGGCGGCGACCTGAGCCTCAGCCCCGGCCGCTCGGCTGACCCACTGCCCGGTTACGCACCCAGCGAGGGGGGGGACGGGGACAGGCTCGGGGTGCAGCTGTGTGGGGCCGCCAGCAGCCCTGAGCCCGAGCAGGGTTCCAGGGACTCCTTGGAGCCAAGCTCCATGGAGGCCTCCCCGGAAATGCATCCtgccgcccgcctcagcccccagcAGGCCTTTCCGCGGACTGGTGGCTCGGGGCTGAGCCGCAAGGACAGCCTCACCAAGGCCCAGCTCTACGGAACCTTGCTCAACTGA
- the BEGAIN gene encoding brain-enriched guanylate kinase-associated protein isoform X3, producing the protein MWTGGRRPGRLRRAASAADMEKLSALQEQKGELRKRLSYTTHKLEKLETEFDSTRHYLEIELRRAQEELEKVTEKLRRIQSNYMALQRINQELEDKLYRMGQHYEEEKRALSHEIVALNSHLLEAKVTIDKLSEDNELYRKDCNLAAQLLQCSQTYGRVHKVSELPSDFQERVSLHMEKHGCSLPSPLCHPAYADSVPTCVIAKVLEKPDPASLSSRLSDASARDLAFCDGVEKPGPRPPYKGDIYCSDTALYCPEERRRDRRPSVDAPVTDVGFLRAQNSTDSAAEEEEEAEAAAFPAGFQHEAFPSYAGSLPTSSSYSSFSATSEEKEHAQASTLTASQQAIYLNSRDELFDRKPPAATYEGSPRFAKATAAVAAPLEAEVAPGFGRTMSPYPAETFRFPASPGPQQALMPPNLWSLRAKPGTARLPGEDMRGQWRPLSVEDIGAYSYPVSAAGRASPCSFSERYYGGAGGSPGKKADGRASPLYASYKADSFSEGDDLSQGHLAEPCFLRPGGDLSLSPGRSADPLPGYAPSEGGDGDRLGVQLCGAASSPEPEQGSRDSLEPSSMEASPEMHPAARLSPQQAFPRTGGSGLSRKDSLTKAQLYGTLLN; encoded by the exons CGCGCTGCAGGAGCAGAAGGGCGAGCTGCGCAAGCGGCTGTCCTACACCACACACAAGCTCGAGAAGCTCGAGACCGAGTTCGACTCCACGCGCCACTACCTGGAGATCGAGCTGCGGCGCGCGCAGGAGGAGCTGGAGAAGGTCACGGAGAAGCTGCGCAG GATTCAGAGCAACTACATGGCACTGCAGAGGATCAACCAGGAGCTGGAGGACAAGCTGTACCGCATG GGCCAGCACTATGAGGAGGAGAAGCGTGCGCTGAGCCACGAGATTGTTGCCCTCAACAGCCACCTGCTAGAAGCCAAGGTGACCATCGACAAGCTGTCGGAGGACAAC GAGCTCTATAGGAAGGACTGCAATCTAGCGGCCCAGCTGCTGCAGTGCAGCCAGACCTACGGCAGGGTCCACAAGGTGTCTGAG CTGCCCTCGGACTTCCAGGAGCGCGTGAGCCTGCACATGGAGAAGCACGGCTGCAGCCTGCCATCCCCGCTCTGCCACCCGGCTTACGCCGACAGCGTCCCCACCTGCGTCATTGCCAAGGTGCTGGAGAAGCCAGACCCCGCCAGCCTGTCCTCCCGCCTGTCCGATGCCTCGGCCCGCGACCTGGCCTTCTGCGACGGGGTGGAGAAACCAGGCCCGCGGCCCCCCTACAAGGGAGACATCTACTGCAGTGACACAGCCCTCTACTGCCCAGAGGAGCGGCGACGAGACCGGCGGCCTAGCGTGGACGCGCCCGTGACCGACGTGGGCTTCCTGCGGGCCCAGAACTCCACTGACAGCgcggcggaggaggaggaggaggccgaggcggcggccTTCCCGGCGGGCTTCCAGCACGAGGCCTTCCCCAGCTACGCGGGCTCACTGCCCACGTCCAGCTCCTACTCCAGCTTCAGCGCCACGTCGGAGGAGAAGGAGCACGCCCAGGCCAGCACGCTGACCGCGTCGCAGCAGGCCATCTACCTGAACAGCCGCGACGAGCTCTTCGACCGCAAGCCACCTGCCGCCACCTACGAGGGCAGCCCTCGCTTTGCCAAGGCCACTGCCGCGGTGGCGGCCCCGCTGGAGGCCGAAGTGGCCCCAGGCTTCGGGCGGACCATGTCACCGTACCCGGCCGAGACCTTCCGCTTCCCGGCCTCTCCGGGTCCCCAGCAGGCCCTGATGCCCCCAAACCTGTGGAGCCTGCGGGCCAAGCCGGGGACCGCCCGGCTCCCCGGGGAGGACATGAGGGGCCAGTGGCGTCCCCTGAGCGTGGAGGACATCGGCGCCTACTCCTACCCCGTGAGCGCTGCCGGCCGCGCCTCCCCCTGCAGCTTCTCTGAACGCTACTACGGCGGGGCCGGGGGCAGCCCGGGCAAGAAGGCCGACGGCCGCGCCAGCCCGCTCTACGCCAGCTACAAGGCCGACAGCTTCTCCGAGGGGGACGACCTCTCCCAGGGCCACCTGGCAGAGCCCTGCTTCCTGCGGCCGGGCGGCGACCTGAGCCTCAGCCCCGGCCGCTCGGCTGACCCACTGCCCGGTTACGCACCCAGCGAGGGGGGGGACGGGGACAGGCTCGGGGTGCAGCTGTGTGGGGCCGCCAGCAGCCCTGAGCCCGAGCAGGGTTCCAGGGACTCCTTGGAGCCAAGCTCCATGGAGGCCTCCCCGGAAATGCATCCtgccgcccgcctcagcccccagcAGGCCTTTCCGCGGACTGGTGGCTCGGGGCTGAGCCGCAAGGACAGCCTCACCAAGGCCCAGCTCTACGGAACCTTGCTCAACTGA
- the BEGAIN gene encoding brain-enriched guanylate kinase-associated protein isoform X1: MALAGGRSSSARTRPRACPRHPKGLMWASSRGQLEVLLGKTRRGRSSFGDKDLLPGLISTHWRLRGALQEQKGELRKRLSYTTHKLEKLETEFDSTRHYLEIELRRAQEELEKVTEKLRRIQSNYMALQRINQELEDKLYRMGQHYEEEKRALSHEIVALNSHLLEAKVTIDKLSEDNELYRKDCNLAAQLLQCSQTYGRVHKVSELPSDFQERVSLHMEKHGCSLPSPLCHPAYADSVPTCVIAKVLEKPDPASLSSRLSDASARDLAFCDGVEKPGPRPPYKGDIYCSDTALYCPEERRRDRRPSVDAPVTDVGFLRAQNSTDSAAEEEEEAEAAAFPAGFQHEAFPSYAGSLPTSSSYSSFSATSEEKEHAQASTLTASQQAIYLNSRDELFDRKPPAATYEGSPRFAKATAAVAAPLEAEVAPGFGRTMSPYPAETFRFPASPGPQQALMPPNLWSLRAKPGTARLPGEDMRGQWRPLSVEDIGAYSYPVSAAGRASPCSFSERYYGGAGGSPGKKADGRASPLYASYKADSFSEGDDLSQGHLAEPCFLRPGGDLSLSPGRSADPLPGYAPSEGGDGDRLGVQLCGAASSPEPEQGSRDSLEPSSMEASPEMHPAARLSPQQAFPRTGGSGLSRKDSLTKAQLYGTLLN, from the exons ATGGCCCTGGCGGGGGGCAGAAGCAGCTCTGCGAGGACTCGGCCCCGGGCCTGTCCAAGGCATCCCAAGGGTCTGATGTGGGCTTCCTCCAGGGGCCAACTGGAGGTTCTGCTGGGAAAGACCAGGCGAGGTCGGAGCAGCTTTGGGGACAAAGACCTTCTCCCAGGGCTGATATCAACTCACTGGAGGCTGAGAGG CGCGCTGCAGGAGCAGAAGGGCGAGCTGCGCAAGCGGCTGTCCTACACCACACACAAGCTCGAGAAGCTCGAGACCGAGTTCGACTCCACGCGCCACTACCTGGAGATCGAGCTGCGGCGCGCGCAGGAGGAGCTGGAGAAGGTCACGGAGAAGCTGCGCAG GATTCAGAGCAACTACATGGCACTGCAGAGGATCAACCAGGAGCTGGAGGACAAGCTGTACCGCATG GGCCAGCACTATGAGGAGGAGAAGCGTGCGCTGAGCCACGAGATTGTTGCCCTCAACAGCCACCTGCTAGAAGCCAAGGTGACCATCGACAAGCTGTCGGAGGACAAC GAGCTCTATAGGAAGGACTGCAATCTAGCGGCCCAGCTGCTGCAGTGCAGCCAGACCTACGGCAGGGTCCACAAGGTGTCTGAG CTGCCCTCGGACTTCCAGGAGCGCGTGAGCCTGCACATGGAGAAGCACGGCTGCAGCCTGCCATCCCCGCTCTGCCACCCGGCTTACGCCGACAGCGTCCCCACCTGCGTCATTGCCAAGGTGCTGGAGAAGCCAGACCCCGCCAGCCTGTCCTCCCGCCTGTCCGATGCCTCGGCCCGCGACCTGGCCTTCTGCGACGGGGTGGAGAAACCAGGCCCGCGGCCCCCCTACAAGGGAGACATCTACTGCAGTGACACAGCCCTCTACTGCCCAGAGGAGCGGCGACGAGACCGGCGGCCTAGCGTGGACGCGCCCGTGACCGACGTGGGCTTCCTGCGGGCCCAGAACTCCACTGACAGCgcggcggaggaggaggaggaggccgaggcggcggccTTCCCGGCGGGCTTCCAGCACGAGGCCTTCCCCAGCTACGCGGGCTCACTGCCCACGTCCAGCTCCTACTCCAGCTTCAGCGCCACGTCGGAGGAGAAGGAGCACGCCCAGGCCAGCACGCTGACCGCGTCGCAGCAGGCCATCTACCTGAACAGCCGCGACGAGCTCTTCGACCGCAAGCCACCTGCCGCCACCTACGAGGGCAGCCCTCGCTTTGCCAAGGCCACTGCCGCGGTGGCGGCCCCGCTGGAGGCCGAAGTGGCCCCAGGCTTCGGGCGGACCATGTCACCGTACCCGGCCGAGACCTTCCGCTTCCCGGCCTCTCCGGGTCCCCAGCAGGCCCTGATGCCCCCAAACCTGTGGAGCCTGCGGGCCAAGCCGGGGACCGCCCGGCTCCCCGGGGAGGACATGAGGGGCCAGTGGCGTCCCCTGAGCGTGGAGGACATCGGCGCCTACTCCTACCCCGTGAGCGCTGCCGGCCGCGCCTCCCCCTGCAGCTTCTCTGAACGCTACTACGGCGGGGCCGGGGGCAGCCCGGGCAAGAAGGCCGACGGCCGCGCCAGCCCGCTCTACGCCAGCTACAAGGCCGACAGCTTCTCCGAGGGGGACGACCTCTCCCAGGGCCACCTGGCAGAGCCCTGCTTCCTGCGGCCGGGCGGCGACCTGAGCCTCAGCCCCGGCCGCTCGGCTGACCCACTGCCCGGTTACGCACCCAGCGAGGGGGGGGACGGGGACAGGCTCGGGGTGCAGCTGTGTGGGGCCGCCAGCAGCCCTGAGCCCGAGCAGGGTTCCAGGGACTCCTTGGAGCCAAGCTCCATGGAGGCCTCCCCGGAAATGCATCCtgccgcccgcctcagcccccagcAGGCCTTTCCGCGGACTGGTGGCTCGGGGCTGAGCCGCAAGGACAGCCTCACCAAGGCCCAGCTCTACGGAACCTTGCTCAACTGA
- the BEGAIN gene encoding brain-enriched guanylate kinase-associated protein isoform X4, whose translation MGSHQSSQASAADMEKLSALQEQKGELRKRLSYTTHKLEKLETEFDSTRHYLEIELRRAQEELEKVTEKLRRIQSNYMALQRINQELEDKLYRMGQHYEEEKRALSHEIVALNSHLLEAKVTIDKLSEDNELYRKDCNLAAQLLQCSQTYGRVHKVSELPSDFQERVSLHMEKHGCSLPSPLCHPAYADSVPTCVIAKVLEKPDPASLSSRLSDASARDLAFCDGVEKPGPRPPYKGDIYCSDTALYCPEERRRDRRPSVDAPVTDVGFLRAQNSTDSAAEEEEEAEAAAFPAGFQHEAFPSYAGSLPTSSSYSSFSATSEEKEHAQASTLTASQQAIYLNSRDELFDRKPPAATYEGSPRFAKATAAVAAPLEAEVAPGFGRTMSPYPAETFRFPASPGPQQALMPPNLWSLRAKPGTARLPGEDMRGQWRPLSVEDIGAYSYPVSAAGRASPCSFSERYYGGAGGSPGKKADGRASPLYASYKADSFSEGDDLSQGHLAEPCFLRPGGDLSLSPGRSADPLPGYAPSEGGDGDRLGVQLCGAASSPEPEQGSRDSLEPSSMEASPEMHPAARLSPQQAFPRTGGSGLSRKDSLTKAQLYGTLLN comes from the exons CGCGCTGCAGGAGCAGAAGGGCGAGCTGCGCAAGCGGCTGTCCTACACCACACACAAGCTCGAGAAGCTCGAGACCGAGTTCGACTCCACGCGCCACTACCTGGAGATCGAGCTGCGGCGCGCGCAGGAGGAGCTGGAGAAGGTCACGGAGAAGCTGCGCAG GATTCAGAGCAACTACATGGCACTGCAGAGGATCAACCAGGAGCTGGAGGACAAGCTGTACCGCATG GGCCAGCACTATGAGGAGGAGAAGCGTGCGCTGAGCCACGAGATTGTTGCCCTCAACAGCCACCTGCTAGAAGCCAAGGTGACCATCGACAAGCTGTCGGAGGACAAC GAGCTCTATAGGAAGGACTGCAATCTAGCGGCCCAGCTGCTGCAGTGCAGCCAGACCTACGGCAGGGTCCACAAGGTGTCTGAG CTGCCCTCGGACTTCCAGGAGCGCGTGAGCCTGCACATGGAGAAGCACGGCTGCAGCCTGCCATCCCCGCTCTGCCACCCGGCTTACGCCGACAGCGTCCCCACCTGCGTCATTGCCAAGGTGCTGGAGAAGCCAGACCCCGCCAGCCTGTCCTCCCGCCTGTCCGATGCCTCGGCCCGCGACCTGGCCTTCTGCGACGGGGTGGAGAAACCAGGCCCGCGGCCCCCCTACAAGGGAGACATCTACTGCAGTGACACAGCCCTCTACTGCCCAGAGGAGCGGCGACGAGACCGGCGGCCTAGCGTGGACGCGCCCGTGACCGACGTGGGCTTCCTGCGGGCCCAGAACTCCACTGACAGCgcggcggaggaggaggaggaggccgaggcggcggccTTCCCGGCGGGCTTCCAGCACGAGGCCTTCCCCAGCTACGCGGGCTCACTGCCCACGTCCAGCTCCTACTCCAGCTTCAGCGCCACGTCGGAGGAGAAGGAGCACGCCCAGGCCAGCACGCTGACCGCGTCGCAGCAGGCCATCTACCTGAACAGCCGCGACGAGCTCTTCGACCGCAAGCCACCTGCCGCCACCTACGAGGGCAGCCCTCGCTTTGCCAAGGCCACTGCCGCGGTGGCGGCCCCGCTGGAGGCCGAAGTGGCCCCAGGCTTCGGGCGGACCATGTCACCGTACCCGGCCGAGACCTTCCGCTTCCCGGCCTCTCCGGGTCCCCAGCAGGCCCTGATGCCCCCAAACCTGTGGAGCCTGCGGGCCAAGCCGGGGACCGCCCGGCTCCCCGGGGAGGACATGAGGGGCCAGTGGCGTCCCCTGAGCGTGGAGGACATCGGCGCCTACTCCTACCCCGTGAGCGCTGCCGGCCGCGCCTCCCCCTGCAGCTTCTCTGAACGCTACTACGGCGGGGCCGGGGGCAGCCCGGGCAAGAAGGCCGACGGCCGCGCCAGCCCGCTCTACGCCAGCTACAAGGCCGACAGCTTCTCCGAGGGGGACGACCTCTCCCAGGGCCACCTGGCAGAGCCCTGCTTCCTGCGGCCGGGCGGCGACCTGAGCCTCAGCCCCGGCCGCTCGGCTGACCCACTGCCCGGTTACGCACCCAGCGAGGGGGGGGACGGGGACAGGCTCGGGGTGCAGCTGTGTGGGGCCGCCAGCAGCCCTGAGCCCGAGCAGGGTTCCAGGGACTCCTTGGAGCCAAGCTCCATGGAGGCCTCCCCGGAAATGCATCCtgccgcccgcctcagcccccagcAGGCCTTTCCGCGGACTGGTGGCTCGGGGCTGAGCCGCAAGGACAGCCTCACCAAGGCCCAGCTCTACGGAACCTTGCTCAACTGA